In Capsicum annuum cultivar UCD-10X-F1 chromosome 11, UCD10Xv1.1, whole genome shotgun sequence, one genomic interval encodes:
- the LOC107848056 gene encoding uncharacterized protein LOC107848056, which yields MATLMYHMLSSSSLLSLGLYHLISTTRNRLKSPGDYSAKPYHPLSFASQPHLRRIPLYLLLLGLIISLIHQFIVSFDDDPLLKGHTPVHKFTSLQAAVVILSFVIMVLIVLITEATSVAIVQNDLLFAFGSVLFWLQYTVSMSAASVQTSDLQAKCDSVSARISAISALLCLFIAFQPKVYLADVGLAGSICLQGLWVLQTGLSLYVDAFIPDGCHKLLDVVRGVEGSTKCDLDDAKLRAVAILDLAFVVHVLFVLLIVIVTYAFVAKSVGIRRFGSYEALPNADSSHIQMKAMTGTQA from the coding sequence ATGGCGACTCTAATGTATCACATGTTATCATCTTCTTCACTATTATCCCTCGGCCTTTACCACCTCATCTCCACCACCCGCAACCGTCTCAAATCCCCCGGCGACTACTCCGCTAAACCCTACCACCCACTCTCCTTCGCATCTCAGCCGCATCTCCGCCGTATCCCTCTTTATCTCCTCCTCCTCGGACTCATCATATCTCTCATTCACCAATTCATCGTTTCGTTCGATGATGATCCGCTCCTCAAAGGCCATACTCCCGTGCACAAATTCACTTCGCTGCAAGCCGCCGTGGTGATTCTTTCGTTTGTTATAATGGTTTTGATTGTTTTAATAACGGAAGCGACTTCGGTAGCAATAGTACAGAATGATTTGTTGTTTGCATTTGGATCAGTGCTTTTTTGGCTGCAGTATACGGTATCGATGTCGGCTGCATCCGTACAGACGTCGGATCTACAAGCGAAATGTGATTCGGTATCTGCGAGGATATCTGCGATATCCGCGCTGTTGTGTTTGTTCATTGCGTTTCAGCCGAAGGTTTACTTAGCGGATGTGGGATTAGCAGGTTCGATTTGTTTGCAGGGTTTGTGGGTGCTGCAGACGGGGCTTTCGTTGTATGTTGACGCGTTTATACCGGATGGATGTCATAAGCTGTTGGATGTTGTGAGAGGAGTTGAAGGTTCGACTAAGTGTGATTTGGATGATGCTAAGCTTAGAGCTGTTGCTATACTTGATTTGGCTTTCGTTGTTCATGTGCTGTTTGTGTTGCTTATTGTTATTGTTACGTATGCTTTTGTTGCTAAAAGTGTTGGGATTAGGAGATTTGGGTCGTATGAAGCTTTGCCGAATGCGGATTCGAGTCATATACAAATGAAGGCTATGACGGGAACTCAAGCTTGA